A window of Maniola hyperantus chromosome 26, iAphHyp1.2, whole genome shotgun sequence contains these coding sequences:
- the LOC117994282 gene encoding zinc finger protein 778-like, with translation MRCCVPFCRNTSDNVSEGTGKEISFHGFPSEAHLRAAWLRALGKQDNLPGSAVVCSQHFLHDDIYETESGLRQLCTGAVPSTVQVCMICLDTDAKLFLMNKHKLDEAYEKLTGHPLCDLGNLKQTLCVQCAQILINFSRFRDKSLRARALMMDLVGKHELISKRHIQMINGTKHQLKSNMVLTKLGPDNCDLHVLEHPAEDKQTELEETGHQVVVKTEGRDDSMSVDEDIDMVNEDDNNADNIKDELVTCNDEDISHYSIMVEARAIDEALYKALKMKHMSTNGENGDSDAECDTSQVCKPHTAVSSSSAHSSLITGNKQAGPSPSAYSAQTLVVPLPASLATSNEIKVPSTEEADTTVSCRYNKLTDCFVKLYDVFSKKVVPIRDGTAVRSCLNQNIASEDIRYQAKSHDDVSTREYVQPGPNTVQVIVSKTVQSKTQCSLRNSSHTEERGLICDYCQKIFTRKSILVKHIKTHAEIRWFTCKICQYKCKYPSDLKTHMQIHTGDKPFACKVCDYRCTTNCNLVTHMRTHTGIKPFACKLCDYKFTQNGHLVRHMRTHTGIKPFACKLCDYKFTQNGDLVRHMRTHTGIKPFACKLCDYKFTQNGHLVMHMRTHTGIKPFACKLCDYKFTHNGNLVRHMRTHTGIKPFLCKLCNYKCTTNSNLVSHMRTHTGDKPYSCKECEYKCAYKSSLRKHNMRVHTITGE, from the exons ATGCGGTGTTGTGTGCCTTTCTGCCGAAATACTTCGGACAATGTATCAGAGGGAACAGGGAAGGAGATTAGTTTTCATGG TTTCCCCAGTGAAGCGCATCTCCGTGCTGCTTGGCTCAGAGCCCTCGGCAAACAGGATAACCTACCAGGCTCTGCTGTGGTCTGCTCGCAGCACTTTCTACATGATGACATTTATGAAACGGAAAGTGGCTTACGGCAACTTTGTACTGGTGCTGTTCCTTCAACGGTGCAG GTTTGCATGATATGCCTAGACACTGACGCCAAGCTGTTTCTAATGAATAAACACAAATTGGATGAAGCATATGAAAAGTTAACTGGACATCCT CTGTGTGATCTAGGAAACCTAAAACAGACACTTTGTGTACAATGTGCTCAGATATTGATCAACTTTAGTAGATTTagagacaagagcttgagagcTCGTGCACTGATGATGGACTTAGTTGGAAAACATGAATTA ATATCAAAACGACATATCCAAATGATAAATGGCACAAAACACCAACTAAAGAGTAATATGGTGTTGACAAAGCTAGGACCTGACAACTGTGACTTACACGTACTAGAACACCCCGCAGAAGACAAACAAACCGAATTAGAGGAAACAGGCCACCAAGTTGTAGTGAAAACTGAAGGAAGGGATGACTCTATGTCGGTTGATGAGGACATAGATATGGTCAATGAGGATGACAACAATGCAGACAATATCAAAGAtgagcttgtaacttgtaatgaTGAAGACATATCCCACTATAGCATTATGGTGGAAGCAAGAGCAATTGATGAAGCTCTCTACAAAGCTCTCAAGATGAAACATATGAGTACAAATGGCGAG AACGGTGACAGTGATGCTGAATGTGACACGTCACAAGTATGCAAGCCTCATACAGCTGTGAGCTCCAGCTCTGCACACTCTTCACTCATCACTGGGAACAA GCAGGCAGGCCCCAGCCCTTCGGCATATTCTGCTCAGACCTTAG TCGTTCCTCTGCCCGCGAGTCTAGCGACAAGTAACGAAATAAAAGTGCCTTCAACTGAAGAAGCCGATACAACCGTCAGTTGCCGTTACAACAAATTAACTGATTGTTTTGTCAAATTATATGATGTTTTCTCCAAGAAAGTTGTACCAATACGAGACGGTACAGCTGTTAGGTCTTGTTTAAATCAAAACATTGCATCTGAAGATATCCGTTATCAGGCAAAAAGTCACGATGACGTCTCTACAAGAGAATACGTTCAACCAGGCCCTAATACAGTACAAGTAATTGTATCGAAAACTGTACAAAGTAAAACTCAATGTTCGTTACGAAATAGTTCACACACTGAAGAAAGAGGGTTAATTTGTGATTATtgtcaaaaaatatttacacgAAAAAGTATCTTAGTTAAACACATAAAGACTCACGCTGAAATAAGATGGTTCACTTGCAAGATTTGCCAGTACAAATGTAAATATCCCAGTGATTTAAAGACGCATATGCAAATTCACACTGGCGATAAGCCATTTGCTTGCAAGGTATGCGATTACAGATGTACAACAAATTGTAATCtagtgacgcacatgagaacccacactggtataaaacctttcgcgtgtaagttatgcgattacaaatttACACAAAATGGCCatctagtgaggcacatgagaacccacactggtataaagcctttcgcgtgtaagttatgcgattacaaatttACACAAAATGGCGatctagtgaggcacatgagaacccacactggtataaaacctttcgcgtgtaagttatgcgattacaaatttACACAAAATGGCCATCTAGTGatgcacatgagaacccacactggtataaaacctttcgcgtgtaagttatgcgattacaaatttACACATAATGGCAatctagtgaggcacatgagaacccacactggtataaagcctttcttgtgtaagttatgcaattacaaatgtacTACAAATAGTAATCTAGTgtcgcacatgagaacccacactggcgATAAACCATATTCCTGTAAGGAATGTGAATACAAATGTGCATATAAAAGTAGCTTAAGGAAGCATAATATGAGAGTTCACACTATCACTGGCGAATAG
- the LOC117994284 gene encoding uncharacterized protein isoform X1 — translation MADICCVDGCDPTAEDVTYFKFPNSRTLRRKWLDAITNSVKVTLDTAVCSQHFLPHQYEVIRGKKRLKAKVVPSVFDKITNPKSPQKEKTESSDGEDSIPLQEVKFVATDNADTGQSKPSPDHRLEDRQDSEGSLRNGVKEDDIVKRKQPDTVSVTDSESNKDIEDIITHYQIKQIRPLHQPTDSHSPDVSIEIEVPLASDMEMERNGEIGRNGEIGRNGEIDDVIDVDEVAEPVFIEVAVGKGPGGEVDETTNEDCMMLLESVQCDVDPSSLMFPPEDPGDASGGDSDVIDLGEKKEDPVSLLTSSDEDELIIEEPKYDMVEVSDETDEDDVPLVRLVDKPTDQTESPKKKKSVDIMSQNNLTKLLWGRLCEYYCLECRFTSTSSAALRNHMKEHSTQVIQVCEICSYTTSSKHQYVRHKRKHKEDKLFKCHLCKYTARHNMSLIYHLKSHDNGQFVSDKSVFKCEKCNFETDYKVILEKHIRMCSSKSKRYSCAKCSYETDRRSDLKRHKERKHDSRNKDDDYEPPAWAKLVKKPKFDK, via the exons ATGGCTGATATATGCTGTGTGGATGGATGTGATCCTACAGCAGAGGATGTTACCTACTTCAA GTTTCCAAACAGCCGCACCCTGCGCCGCAAGTGGCTGGACGCGATCACCAACTCGGTGAAGGTGACCCTGGACACGGCGGTCTGCAGTCAGCACTTTCTGCCGCACCAGTATGAGGTGATACGCGGCAAAAAGAGGCTCAAGGCGAAAGTAGTTCCCAGCGTGTTTGATAAG ATCACAAACCCAAAGTCTCCACAAAAAGAGAAAACAGAATCCAGTGATGGTGAAGATTCAATTCCATTACAAGAAGTCAAATTCGTCGCCACAGACAATGCAGATACAGGACAGAGCAAGCCCTCTCCAGACCATAGACTTGAGGATAGACAGGACAGTGAGGGTAGTCTGAGAAATGGAGTTAAAGAAGATGATATCGTGAAAAg AAAACAGCCAGATACAGTATCAGTAACCGACTCGGAAAGCAACAAGGACATTGAAGACATAATAACACATTACCAAATCAAACAGATCCGCCCCTTGCACCAACCGACAGACAGCCACTCCCCAGACGTGTCTATAGAGATCGAAGTGCCCCTGGCCTCGGATATGGAAATGGAGAGAAATGGGGAAATAGGGAGAAATGGGGAAATAGGGAGAAACGGGGAAATAGACGATGTGATTGATGTGGATGAAGTAGCTGAACCTGTGTTTATTGAAGTTGCGGTTGGGAAAG GTCCAGGTGGTGAGGTGGACGAGACCACCAATGAGGACTGTATGATGCTGCTGGAGAGCGTCCAGTGCGATGTGGACCCCAGCAGCCTCATGTTCCCCCCAGAGGACCCGGGGGATGCTTCGGGGGGGGACTCCGATGTCATCGACTTGGGGGAGAA AAAAGAAGACCCGGTCAGCCTTTTAACTTCGAGCGACGAAGACGAACTGATCATCGAAGAACCGAAATACGACATGGTCGAAGTTTCCGACGAAACCGACGAGGACGACGTGCCGCTCGTCAGACTGGTCGACAAACCGACCGACCAAACCGAATCGCCGAAAAAGAAGAAATCCGTCGACATAATGTCCCAAAACAACTTGACGAAGCTTCTATGGGGGCGGCTCTGTGAATACTACTGTCTCGAATGTCGCTTCACTTCTACCAGTAGCGCTGCGCTGAGGAATCATATGAAGGAGCATTCCACACAAGTCATACAAGTGTGTGAGATATGCAGTTATACCACCTCCAGCAAACACCAGTACGTCAGACATAAGAGGAAACATAAAGAAGACAAACTGTTTAAGTGTCACTTATGTAAGTACACAGCAAGACATAACATGAGTCTCATATACCATCTCAAATCCCACGACAACGGACAATTTGTGAGTGACAAAAGTGTTTTCAAGTGTGAAAAGTGCAATTTCGAGACGGACTACAAAGTGATCTTGGAGAAACATATTAGGATGTGTTCGTCGAAGAGCAAGAGGTATAGCTGTGCCAAGTGCAGCTATGAGACGGACAGACGGAGCGACTTGAAGCGACATAAGGAGAGGAAACACGACTCTCGTAACAAGGACGACGACTATGAACCGCCCGCGTGGGCCAAACTGGTGAAGAAACCGAAATTTGATAAATAG
- the LOC117994284 gene encoding uncharacterized protein isoform X2 — protein MADICCVDGCDPTAEDVTYFKFPNSRTLRRKWLDAITNSVKVTLDTAVCSQHFLPHQYEVIRGKKRLKAKVVPSVFDKITNPKSPQKEKTESSDGEDSIPLQEVKFVATDNADTGQSKPSPDHRLEDRQDSEGSLRNGVKEDDIVKRKQPDTVSVTDSESNKDIEDIITHYQIKQIRPLHQPTDSHSPDVSIEIEVPLASDMEMERNGEIGRNGEIGRNGEIDDVIDVDEVAEPVFIEVAVGKGGEVDETTNEDCMMLLESVQCDVDPSSLMFPPEDPGDASGGDSDVIDLGEKKEDPVSLLTSSDEDELIIEEPKYDMVEVSDETDEDDVPLVRLVDKPTDQTESPKKKKSVDIMSQNNLTKLLWGRLCEYYCLECRFTSTSSAALRNHMKEHSTQVIQVCEICSYTTSSKHQYVRHKRKHKEDKLFKCHLCKYTARHNMSLIYHLKSHDNGQFVSDKSVFKCEKCNFETDYKVILEKHIRMCSSKSKRYSCAKCSYETDRRSDLKRHKERKHDSRNKDDDYEPPAWAKLVKKPKFDK, from the exons ATGGCTGATATATGCTGTGTGGATGGATGTGATCCTACAGCAGAGGATGTTACCTACTTCAA GTTTCCAAACAGCCGCACCCTGCGCCGCAAGTGGCTGGACGCGATCACCAACTCGGTGAAGGTGACCCTGGACACGGCGGTCTGCAGTCAGCACTTTCTGCCGCACCAGTATGAGGTGATACGCGGCAAAAAGAGGCTCAAGGCGAAAGTAGTTCCCAGCGTGTTTGATAAG ATCACAAACCCAAAGTCTCCACAAAAAGAGAAAACAGAATCCAGTGATGGTGAAGATTCAATTCCATTACAAGAAGTCAAATTCGTCGCCACAGACAATGCAGATACAGGACAGAGCAAGCCCTCTCCAGACCATAGACTTGAGGATAGACAGGACAGTGAGGGTAGTCTGAGAAATGGAGTTAAAGAAGATGATATCGTGAAAAg AAAACAGCCAGATACAGTATCAGTAACCGACTCGGAAAGCAACAAGGACATTGAAGACATAATAACACATTACCAAATCAAACAGATCCGCCCCTTGCACCAACCGACAGACAGCCACTCCCCAGACGTGTCTATAGAGATCGAAGTGCCCCTGGCCTCGGATATGGAAATGGAGAGAAATGGGGAAATAGGGAGAAATGGGGAAATAGGGAGAAACGGGGAAATAGACGATGTGATTGATGTGGATGAAGTAGCTGAACCTGTGTTTATTGAAGTTGCGGTTGGGAAAG GTGGTGAGGTGGACGAGACCACCAATGAGGACTGTATGATGCTGCTGGAGAGCGTCCAGTGCGATGTGGACCCCAGCAGCCTCATGTTCCCCCCAGAGGACCCGGGGGATGCTTCGGGGGGGGACTCCGATGTCATCGACTTGGGGGAGAA AAAAGAAGACCCGGTCAGCCTTTTAACTTCGAGCGACGAAGACGAACTGATCATCGAAGAACCGAAATACGACATGGTCGAAGTTTCCGACGAAACCGACGAGGACGACGTGCCGCTCGTCAGACTGGTCGACAAACCGACCGACCAAACCGAATCGCCGAAAAAGAAGAAATCCGTCGACATAATGTCCCAAAACAACTTGACGAAGCTTCTATGGGGGCGGCTCTGTGAATACTACTGTCTCGAATGTCGCTTCACTTCTACCAGTAGCGCTGCGCTGAGGAATCATATGAAGGAGCATTCCACACAAGTCATACAAGTGTGTGAGATATGCAGTTATACCACCTCCAGCAAACACCAGTACGTCAGACATAAGAGGAAACATAAAGAAGACAAACTGTTTAAGTGTCACTTATGTAAGTACACAGCAAGACATAACATGAGTCTCATATACCATCTCAAATCCCACGACAACGGACAATTTGTGAGTGACAAAAGTGTTTTCAAGTGTGAAAAGTGCAATTTCGAGACGGACTACAAAGTGATCTTGGAGAAACATATTAGGATGTGTTCGTCGAAGAGCAAGAGGTATAGCTGTGCCAAGTGCAGCTATGAGACGGACAGACGGAGCGACTTGAAGCGACATAAGGAGAGGAAACACGACTCTCGTAACAAGGACGACGACTATGAACCGCCCGCGTGGGCCAAACTGGTGAAGAAACCGAAATTTGATAAATAG
- the LOC117994210 gene encoding gamma-interferon-inducible lysosomal thiol reductase-like isoform X2 — protein MKSLVAFCVLTFLCSALAKSKRDDKVKIAVYYESLCPDSKKFITSQLAPVWREFRGLVKVKLVPYGKSTHDKKDNKWQFTCHHGADECYGNKIQSCILKDRSLQDTEKMELVICLMSQAHPDKALDVCLEQVKRQSESDKLKRCADGEQGDNLLASYGDKTDTVQRPLNFVPTIVINEKFDQALQDETQTDLKGVVCRLSPTKPGGC, from the exons ATGAAGTCGCTGGTGGCGTTCTGTGTCCTCACGTTCCTGTGCAGCGCGCTGGCCAAGAGCAAGCGAGACGACAAG GTGAAGATAGCGGTGTACTACGAGTCGCTGTGCCCTGACAGTAAGAAGTTCATCACGTCGCAGCTGGCACCCGTCTGGAGAGAGTTCCGCGGCCTCGTCAAAGTCAAGCTGGTGCCGTACGGCAAGAGCACT CACGACAAAAAAGACAATAAATGGCAATTCACCTGCCACCACGGCGCTGACGAGTGCTATGGTAACAAG ATCCAGTCGTGCATCCTGAAGGACCGCAGCCTCCAGGACACGGAGAAGATGGAGCTGGTGATCTGCCTCATGTCGCAGGCGCATCCCGACAAGGCCTTGGATGTG tGCTTGGAGCAAGTGAAGCGTCAGTCGGAGTCGGACAAGCTGAAGCGTTGCGCGGACGGCGAGCAAGGCGACAACTTGCTGGCGTCGTACGGCGACAAGACCGACACCGTGCAGCGACCGCTCAACTTCGTGCCCACCATTGTCATCAACGAG aaattcgACCAAGCGCTACAAGATGAGACGCAGACCGACCTAAAAGGCGTCGTGTGCCGCCTGTCGCCCACCAAGCCTGGTGGCTGCTAA
- the LOC117994210 gene encoding gamma-interferon-inducible lysosomal thiol reductase-like isoform X1 translates to MFSLKRSLVSFLGLIQRNKMKSLVAFCVLTFLCSALAKSKRDDKVKIAVYYESLCPDSKKFITSQLAPVWREFRGLVKVKLVPYGKSTHDKKDNKWQFTCHHGADECYGNKIQSCILKDRSLQDTEKMELVICLMSQAHPDKALDVCLEQVKRQSESDKLKRCADGEQGDNLLASYGDKTDTVQRPLNFVPTIVINEKFDQALQDETQTDLKGVVCRLSPTKPGGC, encoded by the exons atgttttcgCTGAAAAGATCACTAGTTTCGTTTTTGGGTTTAATTCAACGG AACAAGATGAAGTCGCTGGTGGCGTTCTGTGTCCTCACGTTCCTGTGCAGCGCGCTGGCCAAGAGCAAGCGAGACGACAAG GTGAAGATAGCGGTGTACTACGAGTCGCTGTGCCCTGACAGTAAGAAGTTCATCACGTCGCAGCTGGCACCCGTCTGGAGAGAGTTCCGCGGCCTCGTCAAAGTCAAGCTGGTGCCGTACGGCAAGAGCACT CACGACAAAAAAGACAATAAATGGCAATTCACCTGCCACCACGGCGCTGACGAGTGCTATGGTAACAAG ATCCAGTCGTGCATCCTGAAGGACCGCAGCCTCCAGGACACGGAGAAGATGGAGCTGGTGATCTGCCTCATGTCGCAGGCGCATCCCGACAAGGCCTTGGATGTG tGCTTGGAGCAAGTGAAGCGTCAGTCGGAGTCGGACAAGCTGAAGCGTTGCGCGGACGGCGAGCAAGGCGACAACTTGCTGGCGTCGTACGGCGACAAGACCGACACCGTGCAGCGACCGCTCAACTTCGTGCCCACCATTGTCATCAACGAG aaattcgACCAAGCGCTACAAGATGAGACGCAGACCGACCTAAAAGGCGTCGTGTGCCGCCTGTCGCCCACCAAGCCTGGTGGCTGCTAA